Part of the Falco biarmicus isolate bFalBia1 chromosome 4, bFalBia1.pri, whole genome shotgun sequence genome, GagagtgcacacacacatgctgccaaaaccccaaacaaccccaaCCCTGGAGCAACCGCTTGAGATTTGCTCCATTACAGGCAGGGGAGCAAAAACgtgctgccaaaaaaaaaaaaaaaaaaaaaaaaaaagccacacacaccccagcccccccgAACCACAGGACATCTCTTTTGCTTACCTGGCACTTCTCACCAGCCCGAGGCACATGGTGTGGCCAGGACACACAGCGCAGCGGTGGTGGGGTTTGGCTGAGGACCAGCAGAAAAAGGGGGATATTTTGGttactttctcttttgcttttggtAAAAGTGAGGCGTGCACTCCCGCCCTGCGCTCTGCCCGCCCAGGAGCAGCCACCCCTGGGCCAGCTTTTAGCAGAAGAGGAAACACTGGGTGCGCAAAGCTGCGCTGAGGGCCAGGGCTGCCGCCGAGCTGCGGGGGGCACCCACCGCGTGCcggggggagcgggcagccAGGAAGGGGAGCGGAGCCTCGGATCTGGCGTGGGACACCTCGGGTGGCTGatgctggggtggctgctggcagcactggcGGTGCTGGCGCAGGGTGGTAAGTGCTCCTGCAGTGCTAGGAGATGAGAGATAATTTCAAAAGACTTTCACTGAACGATCCAGGGGCGATAAGGCCCACGGAACCAGCGCGGTGATGGAGATGGTCGCCCGAAACCGCAGGCACGGGGGAAAGCCGGGTGAATACCCCCCAGCAGCGGGCAGGAGCCAGAGTGAGTGGCACCAGCCGGTGCCACAAACCCAGGGAGCAGGAAAATGGTGGTTTTTGGGGTGGGAATCACCCGTGCGGCTGCTCCGATCCCCTGGGCAAGCAACATGGTGATCGGGTGATGGCTACAGCCTTGCCCAACGCATTGGGGTTTGGGGTGCGGGACCCCCCAGCCGCTGCCCTCTCCCGCAGGCACTGCCACGGGCCCTGGTTTCTCCTGCTGGAAACGCTGCGGGTCCCGCTGGttcctctgctcctggccacCCCACGGCCCAACAAGCGACACGTCCTACCTTCTGACGCTCTGGTGAGTGGGGTACTGTGGCAGGGGTGGGCACCACGTCCTGGGGAGCCCTTAGGCTGTCCCCTGAGCAGGACACATGGGACACTTGGGGATACGTGACCTCCGCATCCCAAGCCCACCTGGATCCAACCTTGCACCTGCTTCCCCCGCAGCTATGCAATGCCCAGGTTGTGCCAGCAGTTCAAGGCGGGTGCAAGGACGACATACACCCTGAAGCATCACCATATTTACGTCCTCACCAATGTCACAGCCTGGGTGGAAGCGCGCTGGGGGGACCACATCCACAGGACCCCCAACCTCACGCTGTATCTCAACAAGGCCGGTAAGCAcaccggggagggggcggggggcaggctGGGTGCCAGCACTGGCACCAATAACCACCTCATCTTTACAGTCAAGATGgacccaccccccaccacaaTGCCATTCACCAAGACCGGCGGCCGGCTGAGGTTGCAGATGCCGAGGTCATCGTGCCACCATGGGGACCGGCCACCACAGCGGGAGGCTCGCTTCCGGATGATGGGCAACAGCAGCTGGACGCAGGTAGAAATGCGATTTGCCAGAGCTGGTGGTGACCAATGGCACAGTCAGTAACATCATGGCAGCTGGGGGAGTGTGGGGGGCTGGTGATGCCACCATTGTGTCCCCCCCGCAAACCTGGCCGTGTCCCATCTGTTTCCCTGCGTTATCGGCTCTGCTGCATCCTCCTGGCCAcgggctcctgctgctgcccataACAGGATCAGGCTGCAATTTGTGGGGATTACACAAGCAAAACCCCAGATTATACTAATGACGACAACAGATGAAATCTGGACACTCATCCCCAGCGAACCCCCCCTGCAGCAGgggaccccccacccctctcaGTTGCTGCCAGGAGGGTCTTGGGGCTGAAGGCATGGTACCCCAGCCAAGGGGACTCTCCTGGCCACCATGTCCCCTGCACCCCATTTGGCTCTCCCAGACCCTGGGATGTttggggggggcacagggcagcatTGCTTTCACGTCCCAGTAACATACTGGTTTGACTGGTTGGGTGTCTTCATCCCTGTTCTCTCTGCAGGTGATGTGCGAGACGGTGATGGATGAGGATGACTCAGGTCTGTTTGGCCTGTGGGGATGCGGGGGACAAGTGTCTCCTGGGGGTGCTTCTACGTCCTGACAGTGGGGCTCTGTCCTGCACTCCCTCCTGGCCTCCCAGCACCCCATGATGGCcaaaagctgggggaaaggaggggggaacCCACCGCCTGACCCTGCCACCCCACTCTAGTGACCTGCACCCTGGGGGGGGACAGCGCCTTTGAGGTTCAGCTCCGGCACAAGCCCTCCCACTGGAGCAGCTACTGGAGCGACTGGAGCAGCTCCATCTTCATTCCTGAGGGTGAGGAAGAGGGGAGGAGGCCGGTGGGATCCCAACGGCTCCCAAAAATGCCGATAGCCCAGCCAGGGTCCTTCCTCTTGCAGAAATCCTGGCTAGCCCAGTGCTGAGCTACCAGCTGGGAAAACTGGGGAGAGATGGGCAGCGGGTGCTGAGGCTGAGCTGGCAGGTAGGACAGCAGCAGGGACCCTCCTGGGTGTTGTCCCCCCCATTTCATCCTCCGAGCCgccctttctccctcccccagcaAGCCCCCAAGGAGCAAGGGGATGTCACCTACACACTGCGTGTCCGCATGCTGGTGTGCCGCTGTGCCAAGCTGGCCGAGGAGGatgctgtggtgctggggggggaggTGATGGTGCACAACCTCACCCTCTGTGGTGCTGAGTATGAGATCCTGCTGACAGCAGCCAATGCCGCCGGGCCAGGGCCAGCGCGGCAGCTCCGTGTGCCAGCAGAGCACAGTGCAGGTACCAGCCCCGCGGGAGGACTGAGCTCCCTGGCAGCCTTGAGGGGGTTATTTTCCCAGCCATCCTTCACATTCCCTGTTTCATCCCAGATCTCAGCTTCAAGGACATCAGCATGGATGGTGGCACCATGACGGCGCAGTGGGAAGCACCAAGCCCTGGCTTCGCCTACTGCTTCgagcagcagccactgccaggAGCACCGAAACAGGGCATTTGCATCCAACGGGATTTCCCTGCTGAGAGCATCCACGTGGAGAGAGGCAAGGGAGTCCCCCAAGCTGCCCACCTGTCCCCCCCCTACCTGGAGCTGGATCCTGGCATGGGTTTAACTGGTATCTTCAGTTCCTGCCCCAGGAGCGTGGGAAGCACCGGCGTGTTACCGCCTCGCCGTGCACAGCTGGGCCCCGGTGCGGGGCTGGTCTACCTTTGCCTTGCAGCACCACTATGCCAGCAATGGTACGTATGGAAACATGGAGCATCTGCGCCCCATTTAATTGCAAAAAGAGGCTTTCCTGAAATgccaccccctttttttttttttgcacccACCCCCCATCACATGCAGCCTCGCTAGCTGTGCCCATCCGCATCAATGCCAGcgctggggatgctgctgctgtcctccagTGGAGCCCATCCCCCCGTGCTGCCTGTCCTGGGGCGCTGGCCAAGTACCTCATCTGCCACGCAGCTGAGGGTGACAACGTGACCTGTGAGtgtgaccccccccccccccccccatggggcaggaggagggtgctgcctgcaggcagctgccagactACCACCAGCTCCATTTGACCAGACGGTGAAGCGGACGCCGCAGCATCGCACTACATCCTCCAAAACCtacagcctggcacagcctaCAGGGTGGGCGTTTGGGAGGTGACAGGGGAGAGCGAGGGGACCTGTGGTGCTTGGTGGCACTTCCAGACCAAGGCACTGGGTAATGGCTGGAGaccccatcccctccctgctccccatggGGTGCTCGTCCTCACCCCAAAACAGCTCCCATGTCCCAcgtggggtgctggggacagaaATGCCATCACTCAGCTGTGCCCATCCCCAGGTGCCCAGGGAGCAGCGTGGAAATACAACCTGAAGTACCTGGGCATCTTGCTCGGTCTCCCCACCATGGCTGCCATCTACCAGCTCAGCAAAAAGAGGTGACTGCAGCACCCTTGTCCCCACCCTGCTCTGGCTACCCAGCTCATTCCCCACCTCCTCACcaacccccacctccccagggctTGCCgcctcctcttcccacccctgcccaAGCCCATGGGCAGCAAAGCCATCCAGTTTGCCACTGGCGAAATGAACCAGGTGAGATGCAAAGTGCAGGAGGGGCTGGATCCCGCACCTGGCACGTGCTTGTGCACAGTGCTGGCATGGGATGTTCCCACCCCAACTGCATCTGACCCTTAGGGTCAGCACCGGCCAGGCTTTGTGGAGCCCTCCGAGAGGTTcagcccagctgagctgctgctaaAGGAGCTGAATCCTGGGAAGGAGCTGACTGACACCAGCACGTGGCCTGGCACgccacagcctggccctggggctgaagagctggcagcagcatgcCAGCCAGGTGGCCAGAAGGAGCTGCCGTTTGCCTACCGCAGGCAGGAGGTGCCGAGCCCGGTGGGATTTCCATCGCCTGGCAGCACCAGTTGCACCAACCACCCACCCAgtgagaaggaggagggggaagaggaggggaggcaTGGACTACACCAGCCGCTGGTCCCCATTGCCCTGCTCATCTCTGACAAACCCATCATCatcagggatgaggaaggaTAGGACCCATCACTGCAGAAGTCTGTGCTGTAGCCATCGCCAGGCTGGGAGAGTGGGGATGGATGGCaggagggggatgggggggggtgtgtgtggtgtccCATGGGATGCCAA contains:
- the IL12RB1 gene encoding interleukin-12 receptor subunit beta-1 yields the protein MLGWLLAALAVLAQGGTATGPGFSCWKRCGSRWFLCSWPPHGPTSDTSYLLTLCYAMPRLCQQFKAGARTTYTLKHHHIYVLTNVTAWVEARWGDHIHRTPNLTLYLNKAVKMDPPPTTMPFTKTGGRLRLQMPRSSCHHGDRPPQREARFRMMGNSSWTQVMCETVMDEDDSVTCTLGGDSAFEVQLRHKPSHWSSYWSDWSSSIFIPEEILASPVLSYQLGKLGRDGQRVLRLSWQQAPKEQGDVTYTLRVRMLVCRCAKLAEEDAVVLGGEVMVHNLTLCGAEYEILLTAANAAGPGPARQLRVPAEHSADLSFKDISMDGGTMTAQWEAPSPGFAYCFEQQPLPGAPKQGICIQRDFPAESIHVERGAWEAPACYRLAVHSWAPVRGWSTFALQHHYASNASLAVPIRINASAGDAAAVLQWSPSPRAACPGALAKYLICHAAEGDNVTYGEADAAASHYILQNLQPGTAYRVGVWEVTGESEGTCGAWWHFQTKALGAQGAAWKYNLKYLGILLGLPTMAAIYQLSKKRACRLLFPPLPKPMGSKAIQFATGEMNQGQHRPGFVEPSERFSPAELLLKELNPGKELTDTSTWPGTPQPGPGAEELAAACQPGGQKELPFAYRRQEVPSPVGFPSPGSTSCTNHPPSEKEEGEEEGRHGLHQPLVPIALLISDKPIIIRDEEG